A portion of the Stella humosa genome contains these proteins:
- a CDS encoding Hsp20 family protein, translating to MTRLSLLNSPLLLGFDHVERVLDRVSKASTDGYPPYNIEQMSEDGLRISLAVAGFTTDELSVQIEDNQLVVRGRQRDDTARVFLHRGIAARQFQRSFVLAEGIEVTGAHLDNGLLHVDLRRPPVESRVRTIRIDGTNGAGNNGSEAAVGVSRRA from the coding sequence ATGACGCGTCTATCGTTGCTCAACAGCCCGTTGCTGCTCGGCTTCGACCATGTCGAGCGGGTGCTCGACCGCGTGTCGAAGGCGTCCACGGACGGCTATCCACCCTACAATATCGAACAGATGAGCGAGGACGGGCTGCGCATCAGCTTGGCCGTCGCCGGCTTCACGACCGACGAACTGTCCGTCCAGATCGAGGACAACCAGCTTGTCGTGCGCGGGCGGCAGCGGGACGACACCGCGCGCGTCTTCCTCCACCGCGGCATCGCCGCCCGGCAGTTCCAGCGCAGCTTCGTGCTGGCCGAGGGCATCGAGGTCACCGGCGCCCATCTCGACAACGGGCTGCTGCATGTCGACCTGCGGCGACCGCCGGTGGAAAGCCGGGTTCGCACCATCCGCATCGACGGCACGAACGGTGCAGGAAACAACGGGTCAGAGGCCGCCGTCGGCGTTTCGCGGCGGGCCTGA
- the rpsA gene encoding 30S ribosomal protein S1: MAEAARKESFADLLNESLGRSGGLEGTVIKGTVISVDGDFALVDVGLKSEGRVPLKEFSVAGAPPEIKPGDLVEVFLERMEDKNGEAVLSREKARREEAWSQLEKSFQDNARVNGVIFGRVKGGFTVDLSGAVAFLPGSQVDIRPMRDVTPLMGTPQPFQILKMDRSRGNIVVSRRAVLEESRAEARSELVASLKEGQILTGVVKNITDYGAFVDLGGVDGLLHVTDIAWRRINHPSEALTIGQSVKVQVIRFNPETQRISLGMKQLEADPWEGVELKYPAGAKFRGRVTNITDYGAFVELEPGVEGLVHVSEMSWTKKNVHPGKIVSTSQEVEVMVLDVDPQKRRISLGLKQCLENPWEAFIEKYPSGTELEGEVRNITEFGLFVGLPGDIDGMVHLSDLDWSRPGETAIQDFRKGDQVKVKVLDVDIDKERISLGIKQLESDPFESALGKMTKGQVVTCTVTGVQEGGLDVTMADGVPGFVRKSELSRDRSEQRPDRFAIGEKVDAKVTNIDRATRKVTLSIKARELDEEKRAMAEFGSSDSGASLGDILGAAMNRARQDREKTED; this comes from the coding sequence ATGGCGGAAGCGGCACGCAAAGAGAGCTTTGCCGATCTCCTGAACGAGAGCCTTGGCCGTAGCGGCGGGCTCGAAGGTACGGTCATCAAGGGGACCGTGATCTCCGTGGACGGCGATTTCGCGCTGGTCGACGTGGGTCTGAAATCCGAAGGTCGGGTGCCCCTGAAGGAGTTTTCGGTCGCGGGCGCCCCGCCCGAGATCAAGCCGGGCGATCTGGTCGAAGTCTTCCTGGAGCGCATGGAAGACAAGAACGGCGAAGCCGTCCTGAGCCGCGAGAAGGCCCGCCGCGAAGAGGCGTGGTCGCAGCTCGAGAAGTCGTTCCAGGACAATGCCCGGGTCAACGGCGTCATCTTCGGCCGGGTCAAGGGCGGCTTCACCGTCGACCTGTCCGGCGCGGTCGCCTTCCTCCCCGGCAGCCAGGTCGACATCCGGCCGATGCGCGACGTGACCCCGCTGATGGGCACGCCGCAGCCCTTCCAGATCCTCAAGATGGACCGCTCGCGCGGGAACATCGTGGTGTCGCGCCGTGCCGTGCTCGAAGAGTCGCGCGCCGAGGCCCGCTCGGAGCTGGTGGCCAGCCTGAAGGAAGGCCAGATCCTGACCGGCGTGGTGAAGAACATCACCGACTACGGCGCGTTCGTGGACCTGGGCGGCGTCGACGGCCTGCTGCATGTCACCGACATCGCCTGGCGCCGCATCAATCACCCGTCCGAGGCCCTGACCATCGGTCAGTCGGTCAAGGTGCAGGTGATCCGCTTCAACCCCGAGACCCAGCGCATCTCGCTCGGCATGAAGCAGCTCGAGGCCGACCCGTGGGAAGGCGTGGAGCTGAAGTATCCGGCCGGCGCCAAGTTCCGCGGTCGCGTCACCAACATCACCGACTACGGCGCCTTCGTGGAGCTGGAGCCGGGGGTCGAGGGCCTGGTCCATGTCTCCGAGATGAGCTGGACCAAGAAGAACGTGCATCCGGGCAAGATCGTCTCCACCAGCCAGGAAGTCGAGGTCATGGTCCTCGACGTCGATCCGCAGAAGCGGCGGATCAGCCTCGGCCTGAAGCAGTGCCTGGAGAACCCGTGGGAGGCGTTTATCGAGAAGTACCCGTCGGGTACCGAACTCGAGGGCGAAGTCCGCAACATCACCGAGTTCGGCCTGTTCGTGGGCCTGCCCGGCGATATCGACGGCATGGTCCATCTCTCCGACCTCGACTGGAGCCGTCCGGGCGAGACCGCGATCCAGGACTTCCGCAAGGGCGACCAGGTCAAGGTCAAGGTGCTCGACGTCGACATCGACAAGGAGCGCATCAGCCTGGGCATCAAGCAGCTCGAGAGCGATCCGTTCGAATCCGCGCTCGGCAAGATGACCAAGGGCCAGGTCGTGACCTGCACCGTCACGGGCGTCCAGGAAGGTGGTCTCGACGTGACCATGGCCGACGGCGTCCCGGGCTTCGTGCGCAAGTCCGAGCTGTCGCGTGATCGCAGCGAGCAGCGGCCCGACCGTTTCGCCATCGGCGAGAAGGTCGACGCCAAGGTGACCAACATCGACCGTGCCACCCGCAAGGTGACCCTGTCGATCAAGGCGCGCGAGCTCGACGAGGAGAAGCGGGCGATGGCCGAGTTTGGCTCGTCCGACTCCGGCGCCAGCCTCGGCGACATCCTGGGAGCGGCCATGAACCGCGCCCGTCAGGATCGCGAGAAGACCGAAGACTGA
- the sppA gene encoding signal peptide peptidase SppA, with product MPGSSPDALIDRRRLKRRLGIWRVVAVLAVLAAALLAVDSEGDLFGRPYVARVWVTGFISDDSARDEAIRKLAEDDEVRAVVVRIDSPGGAVGGGEGLYRALSALAEKKPTVAVIDSLGTSAAYMAALAGERIFVRDSSVTGSIGVIMQSADITGLLERIGVKPETIKSAPLKGTPSPLEPLTPAAREAAAAVVRDLYDQFVDLVALRRKFDRPRAVELADGRIYTGRQARELGLVDESGGEPAARAWLEASKDVPGKLRAIDVRPGESTSWTGSALGLIGKTLFAERLRVDGPISVWHPGSGAGD from the coding sequence ATGCCCGGAAGCAGCCCCGACGCCCTGATCGACCGCCGCCGCCTGAAGCGACGGCTGGGCATATGGCGGGTGGTGGCCGTGCTGGCCGTGCTTGCAGCCGCCCTGCTGGCCGTGGATTCCGAGGGCGACCTGTTCGGCCGCCCCTATGTCGCCCGCGTCTGGGTGACCGGCTTCATTTCCGACGATTCCGCCCGCGACGAGGCCATCCGCAAGCTGGCCGAGGACGACGAAGTCCGCGCGGTCGTGGTGCGCATCGACAGCCCCGGCGGCGCGGTCGGGGGCGGCGAGGGGCTGTACCGGGCGTTGAGCGCGCTGGCCGAGAAGAAGCCGACCGTCGCCGTCATCGATTCGCTGGGCACCTCGGCCGCCTACATGGCGGCACTGGCCGGCGAGCGCATCTTCGTGCGCGATTCCAGCGTCACCGGTTCGATCGGCGTCATCATGCAGTCGGCCGACATCACCGGCCTGCTGGAGCGCATCGGCGTGAAGCCGGAGACGATCAAGAGCGCGCCCCTGAAAGGCACGCCAAGCCCGCTGGAGCCCCTGACCCCGGCCGCGCGCGAAGCCGCCGCCGCCGTCGTCCGCGACCTCTACGACCAGTTCGTCGACCTGGTGGCGCTGCGCCGCAAGTTCGACCGGCCGCGCGCGGTGGAGCTGGCCGACGGCCGCATCTATACCGGCCGCCAGGCCCGCGAGCTGGGCCTGGTCGACGAAAGCGGCGGCGAACCGGCCGCGCGCGCCTGGCTGGAGGCGAGCAAGGACGTGCCGGGCAAGCTGCGCGCGATCGACGTTCGCCCCGGCGAATCCACCTCCTGGACCGGGTCCGCGCTCGGCCTCATTGGAAAAACCCTTTTTGCTGAGAGACTTAGGGTTGACGGTCCAATATCGGTTTGGCACCCTGGCAGCGGTGCCGGCGACTGA
- a CDS encoding aminoglycoside phosphotransferase family protein, producing MTATAGRPAAIAAFLERAGWADAVARPLAGDASFRRYLRLARTGGTAVLMDAPPPMEDVRPFLNVAGLLGRLGFSVPAILAHDTGQGLVLEEDLGDGTYASLLEAGTDPVLLYGAAIDLLVAVQARVTAADMARLPAYDTGRILQESTLVPDWFLPAWTGRKTEAGVRADYLDRWTAVLAAAPLGPPTLVLRDYHVGNLMWLPERAGIARCGLLDFQDAVSGPAAYDLVSLLEDARRDVPADLGAMMYQRYLDRAGVADPDGFAHAYAVLGAQRNLRIIGVFTRLDRRDGKPHYLPFMDRVWGLVARDLRHPALAPIAEWLDRHVPAEWRTAPPARGAA from the coding sequence ATGACCGCGACCGCAGGCCGCCCCGCGGCGATCGCCGCCTTCCTGGAACGCGCCGGCTGGGCCGATGCCGTGGCCCGGCCGCTGGCGGGCGATGCGTCGTTCCGCCGCTATCTGCGCCTGGCGCGTACGGGCGGCACGGCCGTCCTGATGGATGCGCCGCCGCCGATGGAAGACGTGCGGCCGTTCCTCAACGTGGCGGGCCTGCTGGGGCGGCTGGGATTCAGCGTGCCCGCCATCCTGGCCCACGACACCGGCCAGGGGCTGGTGCTCGAGGAGGACCTGGGCGACGGCACCTATGCCAGCCTGCTGGAAGCCGGCACTGACCCGGTACTGCTCTATGGCGCGGCCATCGACCTGCTCGTCGCCGTCCAGGCGCGCGTCACGGCCGCCGACATGGCGCGGCTGCCGGCCTACGATACCGGCCGTATCCTGCAGGAATCGACCCTGGTGCCGGACTGGTTCCTGCCCGCCTGGACGGGCCGGAAGACCGAGGCGGGGGTCCGTGCCGACTATCTCGACCGCTGGACGGCGGTGCTGGCGGCTGCCCCCCTGGGGCCGCCCACCCTGGTGCTGCGCGATTATCACGTCGGCAACCTGATGTGGCTGCCGGAACGCGCGGGCATCGCGCGCTGCGGGCTGCTCGACTTCCAGGATGCGGTCAGCGGTCCCGCCGCCTACGATCTCGTCTCGCTGCTGGAGGACGCCCGCCGCGACGTCCCGGCCGATCTCGGAGCCATGATGTACCAACGCTATCTCGATCGCGCCGGGGTTGCCGACCCGGACGGGTTCGCCCACGCCTATGCCGTGCTGGGCGCACAGCGCAACCTGCGCATCATCGGTGTCTTCACCCGGCTCGACCGGCGTGACGGCAAGCCGCACTACCTGCCCTTCATGGACCGCGTCTGGGGCCTGGTCGCGCGCGACCTGCGGCACCCCGCACTGGCGCCGATCGCCGAATGGCTCGACCGGCACGTGCCGGCGGAATGGCGCACCGCCCCGCCCGCGCGGGGTGCGGCATGA
- a CDS encoding phosphoribosylanthranilate isomerase, with amino-acid sequence MPVAVKICGLNRPDGVAAAVDGGAAYLGFVFYPRSPRYVTPAEAGRLIAGTSATPVKVGLFVDPDDALIAATLAEAPLGLLQLHGAETPERVAAVRARFGLPVMKVLAIAEPEDVAGALPYTTVADRLLFDAKPPRRADALPGGNGLPFDWRLLAGRQWAVPWMLSGGLTVDNLAAAVRMTGADAVDVSSGVEDAPGVKNPARIAAFLAAARAL; translated from the coding sequence ATGCCGGTCGCGGTCAAGATCTGCGGCCTGAACCGGCCGGATGGGGTGGCGGCCGCCGTCGACGGCGGGGCCGCCTATCTGGGCTTCGTCTTCTATCCGCGCTCGCCCCGCTACGTGACGCCGGCCGAGGCGGGACGACTGATCGCGGGCACTTCGGCCACGCCGGTGAAGGTCGGCCTCTTCGTCGATCCCGACGACGCGCTGATCGCCGCCACCCTGGCCGAGGCGCCGCTCGGCCTGCTGCAACTGCACGGCGCGGAAACGCCCGAGCGGGTCGCGGCCGTCCGCGCCCGCTTCGGGCTGCCGGTGATGAAGGTGCTGGCGATCGCCGAACCCGAGGACGTGGCGGGCGCGTTGCCCTATACGACGGTCGCCGACCGCCTGCTGTTCGACGCCAAGCCGCCCAGGCGCGCCGACGCGCTGCCCGGCGGCAACGGCCTGCCCTTCGACTGGCGCCTGCTGGCCGGCCGGCAATGGGCCGTGCCCTGGATGCTGTCGGGTGGCCTGACGGTCGACAACCTGGCCGCGGCGGTGCGCATGACGGGTGCCGACGCGGTCGACGTATCGTCGGGCGTGGAGGATGCGCCGGGCGTCAAGAACCCGGCCAGGATCGCCGCCTTCCTGGCCGCTGCCCGCGCGCTTTAG
- a CDS encoding NAD(P)/FAD-dependent oxidoreductase: MSSAAHETDVVIIGAGPVGLFAIFECGMLRMRCHVVDALDTAGGQCAALYPEKPIYDIPGHPRIDAADLIDRLVEQAAPFSPVYHLGQQVTALVQDGERFHVETSTGTRITARAVVVAAGVGAFGPNRPPLDGIEAYEGRSVFYMVKRREDMRGKRVVIAGGGDSAVDWALALAGIAASIMVVHRRPKFRAAPEMAARLDQLARDGAIELVVPYQLHALAGAGGMLTGVDVATLDGVVRRLDADVLLPFFGLAMNLGPIAEWGLDLDRSHIAVEPSTCASSVPGIHAVGDIASYPGKLKLILSGFAEAAAAAHAIRGRIFPGEVLHFEYSTTQGVPGLAA; encoded by the coding sequence ATGTCAAGCGCCGCACACGAGACCGACGTCGTCATCATCGGCGCCGGCCCCGTCGGACTGTTCGCCATCTTCGAATGCGGCATGCTGCGCATGCGCTGCCACGTGGTGGACGCCCTCGACACGGCGGGCGGCCAGTGCGCGGCGCTCTATCCCGAAAAGCCGATCTACGACATCCCGGGCCATCCCCGGATCGATGCCGCCGACCTGATCGACCGGCTGGTGGAGCAGGCCGCACCCTTTTCTCCGGTCTATCACCTGGGCCAGCAGGTGACGGCGCTGGTGCAGGACGGCGAGCGGTTCCATGTCGAGACCTCGACCGGCACCCGCATCACCGCGCGCGCCGTCGTCGTCGCGGCCGGCGTCGGCGCCTTTGGCCCCAACCGCCCGCCGCTCGACGGGATCGAGGCCTATGAGGGACGCAGCGTCTTCTACATGGTGAAGCGGCGCGAGGACATGCGCGGCAAGCGCGTCGTCATTGCCGGCGGCGGCGATTCGGCGGTCGACTGGGCGCTGGCGCTGGCCGGCATCGCCGCCAGCATCATGGTCGTGCACCGCCGGCCCAAGTTCCGCGCGGCACCCGAAATGGCCGCCCGCCTCGACCAGCTGGCCCGCGACGGCGCGATCGAGCTGGTCGTGCCCTACCAGCTGCACGCCCTGGCCGGGGCCGGCGGCATGCTGACCGGGGTCGACGTCGCGACGCTGGACGGGGTGGTGCGCCGCCTCGATGCCGATGTCCTGCTGCCCTTCTTCGGGCTGGCCATGAACCTCGGGCCGATCGCCGAATGGGGTCTCGACCTCGACCGCAGCCACATCGCGGTCGAGCCGTCGACCTGCGCCAGCAGCGTGCCCGGCATCCATGCGGTGGGCGACATCGCCAGCTATCCCGGCAAGCTGAAGCTGATCCTGTCGGGTTTCGCCGAGGCCGCCGCCGCCGCCCACGCCATCCGCGGCCGCATCTTCCCGGGCGAGGTGCTGCATTTCGAGTATTCGACCACCCAGGGCGTGCCGGGCCTCGCTGCGTGA
- a CDS encoding ornithine cyclodeaminase family protein: MSSDASAPASAAPRIVDAATVQRTLDFPSLVHALDEAFRAGREVPLRHHHPIAQPAGRDAMLLLMPAWSRGGAVGIKIVTVYPDNGRRGLPAVIGTYLLLDGATGAPKAVIDGSMLTVRRTAAASALAASRLARADAGRLVIVGTGALAPHLVRAHAAVRPIRQVAVWGRRREAAETLARTLSEEGFAAEAVGDLGRAVRDADIVSCATLANEPLVRGEWLAPGCHLDLVGGFTPTMREADDEAVRRARIFVDTREGALHEAGDLVQPIAAGVIGAGDVVGDLFDLARGTVPGREHDDEITYFKSVGTALEDLAAAELVVQRL; encoded by the coding sequence ATGAGCAGCGACGCCTCCGCCCCCGCCTCCGCCGCCCCGCGCATCGTCGACGCCGCGACGGTGCAGCGTACGCTCGATTTCCCGTCGCTGGTACACGCGCTGGACGAGGCCTTCCGCGCTGGGCGCGAGGTGCCGCTGCGCCACCATCACCCGATCGCCCAGCCGGCCGGGCGCGATGCCATGCTGCTGCTGATGCCGGCCTGGAGCCGCGGCGGCGCCGTCGGCATCAAGATCGTCACCGTCTATCCCGACAATGGCCGGCGCGGCCTGCCGGCAGTCATCGGCACCTACCTGCTGCTCGACGGCGCCACCGGGGCGCCGAAGGCCGTGATCGACGGCAGCATGCTGACCGTGCGCCGTACGGCTGCGGCCTCCGCGCTGGCTGCATCGCGTCTGGCCAGGGCCGACGCCGGCCGGCTGGTGATCGTCGGCACGGGCGCGCTCGCCCCGCACCTGGTCCGTGCCCATGCCGCCGTGCGGCCGATCCGCCAGGTCGCGGTCTGGGGCCGCCGCCGCGAGGCGGCCGAGACGCTTGCCCGTACCCTGTCCGAAGAGGGCTTCGCGGCCGAGGCCGTGGGCGATCTCGGCCGGGCCGTGCGGGATGCCGACATCGTCAGTTGCGCCACGCTGGCCAACGAGCCCCTGGTGCGCGGCGAGTGGCTGGCGCCCGGCTGCCACCTGGACCTGGTGGGCGGCTTCACGCCCACCATGCGCGAGGCCGACGACGAGGCGGTGCGCCGGGCGCGCATCTTCGTCGACACCCGCGAGGGCGCGCTGCACGAGGCGGGCGACCTGGTGCAGCCGATCGCGGCCGGGGTCATCGGCGCGGGCGACGTGGTCGGCGACCTGTTCGACCTCGCCCGCGGCACCGTGCCGGGCCGCGAACACGACGACGAGATCACCTACTTCAAGTCGGTCGGCACCGCGCTGGAGGACCTGGCTGCGGCCGAACTCGTCGTGCAGCGGCTCTGA
- the aroA gene encoding 3-phosphoshikimate 1-carboxyvinyltransferase, with product MTVLRSAAAAGPLAGDLTVPGDKSISHRALMLGSLAIGETVIEGLLEGEDVLRTAVAMRQLGAEVAHRADGTWQVRGVGVGALVEPAQVLDMGNAGTGARLLMGVVAAHPITAFFTGDASLVRRPMARVMNPLRQMGARFMARAGDRLPLGLEGAATPLPISYRLPVASAQVKSAILLAGLNTAGRTTVIEPEPTRDHTELMLRHFGATVTVEDGADGRVVSLTGQPELVGRPVLVPGDPSSAAFPIVAALLVEGSDVLVRNVGLNPLRTGLLTTLQEMGAAITVENGRIQAGEPVGDLRVRGTGPLKGVTVPAERAPSMIDEYPVLACLAALARGRTIMHGLGELRVKESDRLTAVAEGLASCGVSVTVDGDTLIVEGDGLAPAGGGHIATRLDHRIAMAFLVLGLATRAPVTIDDDEAIGTSFPGFVGLLNGIGAHIAPIVEGAGGHGTEGAMTA from the coding sequence TTGACCGTGCTTCGCTCCGCCGCCGCCGCCGGCCCGCTCGCCGGGGATCTGACCGTCCCCGGGGACAAGTCGATCTCGCACCGCGCCCTGATGCTGGGCAGCCTCGCCATCGGCGAGACCGTCATCGAGGGCCTGCTGGAGGGCGAGGACGTGCTGCGCACCGCCGTCGCCATGCGCCAGTTGGGCGCCGAGGTGGCTCACCGCGCCGACGGCACCTGGCAGGTCCGCGGCGTCGGCGTCGGCGCCCTGGTGGAGCCGGCCCAGGTGCTGGACATGGGCAATGCCGGCACCGGCGCCCGCCTGCTGATGGGCGTCGTGGCCGCCCACCCGATCACCGCCTTCTTCACCGGCGACGCATCGCTGGTGCGGCGGCCGATGGCGCGCGTGATGAACCCGCTGCGGCAGATGGGCGCCCGCTTCATGGCGCGCGCCGGCGACCGCCTGCCGCTCGGCCTCGAGGGGGCGGCCACACCCCTGCCGATCAGCTACCGCCTGCCCGTCGCCTCGGCCCAGGTGAAGTCCGCCATCCTGCTGGCCGGCCTCAACACCGCCGGCCGCACCACCGTGATCGAGCCCGAGCCGACGCGCGACCACACCGAGCTGATGCTGCGCCATTTCGGCGCCACGGTGACGGTGGAGGATGGCGCGGACGGCCGCGTGGTATCGCTGACCGGCCAACCCGAGCTGGTCGGGCGGCCCGTCCTGGTGCCGGGCGACCCTTCGTCGGCCGCCTTCCCGATCGTGGCAGCGCTGCTGGTCGAGGGCTCCGACGTGCTGGTGCGCAATGTCGGGCTGAACCCGCTGCGGACGGGCCTGTTGACCACGCTGCAGGAGATGGGCGCAGCGATCACGGTCGAGAACGGCCGCATCCAGGCGGGCGAGCCGGTGGGCGACCTCCGCGTCCGCGGCACCGGCCCCCTGAAGGGCGTCACCGTGCCGGCCGAGCGCGCGCCCAGCATGATCGACGAGTATCCCGTCCTGGCCTGCCTGGCAGCATTGGCGCGCGGGCGCACCATCATGCACGGGCTGGGCGAGCTGCGGGTCAAGGAAAGCGACCGGCTGACCGCCGTGGCCGAGGGGCTGGCTTCCTGCGGCGTGTCCGTCACGGTCGACGGCGACACGCTGATCGTGGAGGGCGACGGGCTGGCGCCGGCCGGCGGCGGGCATATCGCGACCCGCCTCGACCATCGCATCGCCATGGCCTTCCTGGTCCTGGGCCTGGCGACGCGCGCGCCCGTGACGATCGACGATGACGAGGCGATCGGCACCAGCTTCCCCGGCTTCGTCGGGCTGCTGAACGGCATCGGCGCCCACATCGCCCCCATCGTCGAGGGTGCCGGCGGGCACGGCACCGAAGGGGCGATGACCGCTTGA
- the cmk gene encoding (d)CMP kinase, whose amino-acid sequence MIIAIDGPAAAGKGTLARRLAAHFGYPHLDTGALYRAVARRLLEAGGDPADADAALAAARLVTADELDDPRLRDEAVGRATSIVSAHPAVRAALLDFQRRFAHAGPGAVLDGRDIGTVVCPDAGAKLFVTASPEARAARRAKELRDRGVPAIDARVLQDIKERDARDSSRSAAPLAQAADAYVLDTTQLDPDGALAAALAYIATRET is encoded by the coding sequence TTGATCATCGCCATCGACGGCCCGGCCGCCGCCGGCAAGGGCACGCTGGCGCGCCGGCTGGCCGCTCATTTCGGCTATCCGCACCTCGATACCGGCGCGCTCTACCGCGCCGTCGCCCGCCGCCTGCTGGAAGCGGGCGGCGACCCGGCCGACGCCGATGCGGCCCTGGCGGCGGCCCGCCTCGTGACGGCGGACGAACTGGACGACCCGCGCCTGCGCGACGAGGCGGTCGGGCGGGCCACCTCGATCGTGTCGGCCCATCCGGCCGTGCGCGCGGCCCTGCTCGACTTCCAGCGGCGCTTCGCCCATGCCGGGCCGGGTGCCGTGCTCGACGGGCGGGACATCGGCACCGTCGTCTGCCCGGATGCCGGCGCCAAGCTGTTCGTGACCGCCAGCCCCGAGGCGCGCGCGGCGCGCCGCGCGAAGGAGTTGCGGGATCGAGGGGTGCCCGCTATAGATGCGCGCGTTCTGCAGGACATCAAGGAACGCGACGCGAGGGATAGCAGCCGCAGTGCGGCCCCGCTGGCCCAGGCCGCCGATGCGTATGTGCTGGACACGACGCAGCTCGACCCCGATGGCGCCCTGGCGGCGGCATTGGCGTACATCGCCACCCGCGAAACCTGA
- a CDS encoding TIGR02300 family protein: MAKPEWGLKRICHSCGTRYYDMRRPSIICPKCGTEFDPEALLKSRRGRATVIAGGAAVADAAVPDDEVLADDAEKGDEEEELIEDTSELGEDDDDVAEVIENVDEDDER; encoded by the coding sequence TTGGCAAAACCGGAATGGGGCCTGAAGCGTATTTGCCATAGCTGCGGCACGCGCTACTACGACATGCGCCGCCCTTCGATCATCTGCCCGAAGTGCGGTACCGAGTTCGATCCCGAGGCCCTGTTGAAGAGCCGGCGTGGCCGCGCGACCGTGATTGCCGGTGGTGCTGCGGTGGCCGATGCCGCGGTGCCCGATGACGAGGTCCTGGCCGACGACGCCGAGAAGGGCGACGAGGAGGAGGAACTGATCGAGGACACCTCCGAGCTCGGCGAGGACGATGACGACGTGGCCGAAGTGATCGAGAACGTCGACGAGGACGACGAGCGCTAG
- a CDS encoding lipopolysaccharide assembly protein LapA domain-containing protein, producing the protein MRILFWLLTLPLLAAIAAFAVTNRGLVSLELWPLPFIVTVPAFLVILSAVSVGLAIGAAATWVSAGIQRRELRRRGRRIDALEREVQTLRRRIAEGDGGAGPTLGTVAPSRGRTLVASQQDR; encoded by the coding sequence TTGCGCATTCTCTTCTGGCTCCTGACCCTGCCGCTGCTGGCGGCGATCGCCGCCTTCGCCGTGACCAATCGCGGCCTGGTGTCGCTGGAGTTGTGGCCGCTGCCCTTCATCGTCACCGTCCCGGCCTTCCTGGTGATCCTGTCGGCGGTGTCGGTGGGGCTGGCCATCGGGGCGGCGGCGACCTGGGTCTCGGCCGGCATCCAGCGGCGCGAGCTGCGCCGCCGCGGCCGCCGCATCGACGCCCTCGAGCGCGAGGTGCAGACGCTGCGCCGACGGATCGCCGAGGGCGACGGCGGCGCCGGTCCCACCCTGGGTACGGTCGCGCCCAGCCGCGGCCGCACCCTCGTCGCCTCCCAGCAGGACCGGTAA
- the tsaE gene encoding tRNA (adenosine(37)-N6)-threonylcarbamoyltransferase complex ATPase subunit type 1 TsaE, translated as MAATERLAAALARLSRSGDTIALSGDLGAGKTALARAFIRQRLGRPDEEVPSPTFTLVQTYGEVEDEIWHADLYRLARPDEAIELGLEDAFGHAIVLIEWPDRIAGLLPRDRLEVAIGFDAGQVRQATLTPYASWIDRMPLLSTR; from the coding sequence ATGGCCGCGACAGAGCGACTGGCGGCGGCACTGGCACGGCTGTCACGAAGCGGCGACACCATCGCGCTGTCGGGCGATCTCGGCGCCGGCAAGACGGCGCTGGCCCGCGCCTTCATCCGCCAGCGCCTGGGGCGCCCGGACGAGGAGGTGCCGAGCCCGACCTTCACCCTGGTGCAGACCTATGGCGAGGTCGAGGACGAGATCTGGCATGCCGACCTCTATCGCCTTGCACGGCCCGACGAGGCGATCGAGCTGGGGCTGGAAGATGCCTTCGGCCACGCCATCGTCCTCATCGAATGGCCGGACCGCATCGCCGGCCTGCTGCCGCGCGACCGCCTCGAAGTCGCCATCGGCTTCGACGCCGGCCAGGTGCGCCAGGCCACGCTTACCCCATACGCCAGCTGGATCGACCGCATGCCCCTGTTGAGCACCCGATGA
- the ihfB gene encoding integration host factor subunit beta: MTKSELILRLAELNPHLYQRDVERIVTTIFEEVTEALARGDRVELRGFGAFSVKDRDPRVGRNPRTGEAVKVERKRTPFFKTGKQLRERLNTAE, from the coding sequence ATGACGAAGTCCGAACTGATCCTGCGGCTGGCGGAACTCAACCCCCACCTCTACCAGCGCGATGTCGAGCGCATCGTCACCACCATCTTCGAGGAGGTGACCGAGGCGCTGGCGCGCGGCGACCGGGTGGAACTGCGCGGCTTCGGCGCCTTTTCGGTGAAGGACCGCGACCCGCGCGTCGGCCGCAACCCGCGCACGGGCGAGGCGGTGAAGGTCGAGCGCAAGCGCACGCCCTTCTTCAAGACCGGCAAGCAGCTCCGCGAACGCCTCAACACGGCCGAGTGA
- a CDS encoding DUF1150 family protein, whose translation MNATEKLKQLSVQDFAQLGLPSLAYVRRVMVDDEVRFAIHAADGSSMGIAPDMDVAFAAVRQHDMEPLSVH comes from the coding sequence ATGAATGCGACGGAAAAGCTGAAGCAGCTATCGGTTCAGGATTTCGCCCAGCTCGGGCTGCCGAGCCTGGCCTATGTGCGGCGGGTGATGGTGGACGACGAGGTCCGCTTCGCCATCCACGCGGCCGACGGCTCCAGCATGGGCATCGCGCCCGACATGGACGTCGCCTTCGCCGCCGTGCGCCAGCACGACATGGAACCCCTCAGCGTCCACTGA